The Streptomyces diastaticus subsp. diastaticus genome contains the following window.
GCTACGCGTTCGGGTTCACGGGCTACCTGAACGAGGAGGAGAACTGCGTCACCGCCGCGTACGCCTACTACGACTTCACGGTGATCGGCGCGGGCGCCACCCCGAAGCCGGGTGACGCCAAGGAGACCGAGGGCAAGAAGCCGCAGGGCGGTTACAAGCCGGTCGAGGAGAAGAAGACCCTGGAGCCGACCGGTCAGCTCGCCGAGACCGGCGCCGGTTCGATGCTGCCGGTGCTCGGCCTCGTCGGCGGCGTGACCGTCCTCGCCGGCGCCGGCGTCGTCTTCGCCGTCCGCCGTCGCGGCGGCGTCGGCACCGCCGCCTGACCCGCCCCCGGACGGTCCCCGGCCGCCGCGCCGGGGCCGTACGGGGGGGCGGTGTGCGCACGAAGAAGGACCTGCACTCGGAGGGGGGTGCAGGTCCTTCGCCGTCGCGGGCCGGGCGGCCGGAGGTCACGCCCCCTCGGTCGCCCCCGCCTCGTCGCGCCGCTTCGGCGGCATCGCGGGCATCCCGAGGAACGGCAGGTCGAGCGCGGCGAACGCCTCGGCCGGGACCGCCGGGCGGAGCGGCGCGACGGGCGCGATCCGCTCATAGGGCAGGCCCTGCTCGGGGCGTGGGTCGGCCTCGCCCTTGTTGGGCCAGAGCGATGCGGCGCGTTCGGCCTGCGCGGTGATGGTCAGCGAGGGGTTGACGCCGAGGTTGGCGGAGACCGCCGAGCCGTCGACCACGGTGATGCCGGGGTGGCCGTAGAGCCGGTGGTACGGGTCGACGACGCCCTCGTCGGCGGTGGCGCCGATGGGGCAGCCGCCGAGGAAGTGCGCGGTGAGCGGGGTGCCGATCAGCTCGCCGATGTTGGACCCGGCGAAGCCGTTGATCTCCTCGGCGATGGCGGTGGCCGCCTCCCCGGCCTCCTTGATCTGCGTCGGGTTGGGCGCACCGTGGCCCTGCCGGGCGGTGAGCAGGCCCTTGCCGATGCCCTTCGGCTTGCGGTAGGTGGTCAGGGAGTTGTCCAGGGACTGCATGACCAGGCCGATGATGGTCCTCTCCGACCAGCGGCGGTTGGAGAGCGACCGGATCACCAGCAGCGGGTGCCTGGCGCAGTTGGCGAGGAAGCCCGCGACCCGCGAGGAGTTCTCCGCGTACGGCACCTGGAGGATGGTGAGGCCGCCCATGGCGTTGGACTTCTTGCCGTAGCGGACCGGCTCGATGTGGGTGGAGTCGTTGGGGTGCACCGAGGAGGTGATGGCGACACCCTTGGTGAAGTCGGCCTTCTCGGCGCCGTGCGCCTTGCGGTAGCGGCGGTCGGTGGTCTGCGCGCCGACCAGTCCCTCGGAGTTGGTCCGGGTGAGCGTGCCGAGCTTGTCGGAGAGGCGGGGGAGCAGCCCGGTGTCCTTCATCCGGTGCAGCAGGGTCTGGGTGCCGTAGGTCCCGGCGGCGAGCACGACGCGGCGGGCGGTGAAGGTGCGGCCGCGGCCCTTGCGCTTGGCGTCGGTCGGCAGGGTGCGCACCGCGAAGCCGCCGCGGGAGTCCTCGGTGACGGCGACGACGGAGGTCATCGGGTGGATGGTGGCGCCGGCCTTCTCGGCGAGGTAGAGGTAGTTCTCGTTCAGGGTGTTCTTGGCGCCGTGACGGCAGCCCGTCATGCACTCGCCGCACTCGTTGCAGGCCCGCCGTGAGGGACCGGCCCCGCCGAAGTACGGGTCGGCGACCTCCTCGCCGGGCCTGGCGCGGCTCGTCCCCTCGG
Protein-coding sequences here:
- a CDS encoding GMC oxidoreductase, whose amino-acid sequence is MSQESSAQSRDVTPEPAATAPPTAEGGYDYDVLVVGSGFGGAVSALRLTEKGYRVGVLEAGRRFTRASLPRSSWDLRNYLWAPALGLFGIQRIHLLGNVMVLAGAGVGGGSLNYANTLYVPPEPFFTDPQWGAITDWQDELKPYYDQASRMLGVRLNPTTTPSDVHLKAAAEKMGFGDTFHMAPVGVFFGDGKDAEGTSRARPGEEVADPYFGGAGPSRRACNECGECMTGCRHGAKNTLNENYLYLAEKAGATIHPMTSVVAVTEDSRGGFAVRTLPTDAKRKGRGRTFTARRVVLAAGTYGTQTLLHRMKDTGLLPRLSDKLGTLTRTNSEGLVGAQTTDRRYRKAHGAEKADFTKGVAITSSVHPNDSTHIEPVRYGKKSNAMGGLTILQVPYAENSSRVAGFLANCARHPLLVIRSLSNRRWSERTIIGLVMQSLDNSLTTYRKPKGIGKGLLTARQGHGAPNPTQIKEAGEAATAIAEEINGFAGSNIGELIGTPLTAHFLGGCPIGATADEGVVDPYHRLYGHPGITVVDGSAVSANLGVNPSLTITAQAERAASLWPNKGEADPRPEQGLPYERIAPVAPLRPAVPAEAFAALDLPFLGMPAMPPKRRDEAGATEGA